The DNA region CCCTCTGATCCGAAAAGTAGTCCcaatctttcaaaaaaataaaaaaatcacattatacacaatataaggcattttttagtaaaatgctTACCGCTTATGAAAGAAAGCGGCGTCGAAGGAGTGTTGTCCACGTCGTCGGAAGGTctttcaatcattttattaatacgagTGAGGATGTCATCCAACTCGTGAGTTTTGACAGTTTCATCAACAGTTATAATTTCACTGGTTGTTTCCTCTAATGTAGTCGTTGAGCTGGGATCTTGTATTTCTGGCTCACGCTCGATAGACTTCCGTTCTTCCTCCATTTCAGATTTTCTACCCGTAGTCCATTTTGTGTAATCCTTTGGATAATAACCCACTGGTCTCGACTTATAGAACCTACAGTTCTCTTTTATCCACTTTTCTTCTTTGGCTGACGGCAACCTGTAGTATaacatattacatataatatataacattctttacattaaaTCCTTATATTTGTCTACCTTGTTGCTTTGATTTCAcccctaaaaatattttaatagattaattaaatattttcggaCGAAATAGTAACTTACTCTTTATCACCGTCAAtgactattatattattatctgcAATATATAATCCGTCGGCGAGCTGATAGCAATTTTTGGGCAATTTTCTGGGAACTTCGTCCCAAGTCTTGTATTCCTTACCCACGGGTTgcaatttcttttcaaattCTATATTAAACCTTCAAGTAAGAGGAATATTAACACAAATCCCCAACGGAAATTTCTTAGTTACCTTCGATCTCGTAGAAGTgacacattaatattttcaagattGATTAATTTCCCACGATTCCAAAGATAACAAGTACTAGGAACTAGTTCTCCTTCGAAAAAACGCGCTTGAATAGTTTTACCATTAGGAAAAGTGATCTCGCCTTTTCCGTGAAACAA from Aethina tumida isolate Nest 87 chromosome 1, icAetTumi1.1, whole genome shotgun sequence includes:
- the LOC109594549 gene encoding uncharacterized protein LOC109594549 isoform X2 — encoded protein: MLVTIKTNKATENYSHTGFGQIYQDTKTYCTGSKYQGYVNALDFCGEGTYTFADNSIYKGSFENGLFHGKGEITFPNGKTIQARFFEGELVPSTCYLWNRGKLINLENINVSLLRDRRFNIEFEKKLQPVGKEYKTWDEVPRKLPKNCYQLADGLYIADNNIIVIDGDKEGEIKATRLPSAKEEKWIKENCRFYKSRPVGYYPKDYTKWTTGRKSEMEEERKSIEREPEIQDPSSTTTLEETTSEIITVDETVKTHELDDILTRINKMIERPSDDVDNTPSTPLSFISDWDYFSDQRDKPVLQTEKEAKTVIHYLKVLHKNIKLNELGEWSPNPPIFEAETEEEVDSDVDYEPDT
- the LOC109594549 gene encoding uncharacterized protein LOC109594549 isoform X1; translated protein: MSMETTPFGIDWDTDEPMLVTIKTNKATENYSHTGFGQIYQDTKTYCTGSKYQGYVNALDFCGEGTYTFADNSIYKGSFENGLFHGKGEITFPNGKTIQARFFEGELVPSTCYLWNRGKLINLENINVSLLRDRRFNIEFEKKLQPVGKEYKTWDEVPRKLPKNCYQLADGLYIADNNIIVIDGDKEGEIKATRLPSAKEEKWIKENCRFYKSRPVGYYPKDYTKWTTGRKSEMEEERKSIEREPEIQDPSSTTTLEETTSEIITVDETVKTHELDDILTRINKMIERPSDDVDNTPSTPLSFISDWDYFSDQRDKPVLQTEKEAKTVIHYLKVLHKNIKLNELGEWSPNPPIFEAETEEEVDSDVDYEPDT